The genomic segment GTGGATTCACTCCTCAATACAAAGAACTAGAGGCCTTGTACAAACGTTATAAGGACGAAGGATTTACCATCATCGGGTTCCCATGCAACCAGTTTGGCCACCAAGAACCTGGCtctgatgaagaaattgccCAGTTCTGCCAACTGAACTATGGCGTGACTTTCCCcattatgaaaaaaattgacgTTAATGGTGGCAATGAGGACCCTGTTTAcaagtttttgaagagCCAAAAATCCGGTATGTTGGGCTTGAGAGGTATCAAAtggaattttgaaaaattcttagTCGATAAAAAGGGTAAAGTGTACGAAAGATACTCTTCACTAACCAAACCTTCTTCGTTGTCCGAAACCATCGAAGAACTTTTGAAAGAGGTGGAATAGGCAggtcttcttcttttgaagtTAGGTAAAGcttagttttcttttatatttcctGATAATACATACTCGCTAGTCAAACCTGTCAATTATTATGTGTCGCAACAGACTATATACGTATACATACATATGTATTGAAGTGTGTGAACGAATTACGCGGCTGCTAGTGCCGTACGAACGCAACAAAACGGTTTAGAAATTGCTACCTAAAGCACGCGCCTTTTCCTTAGAAGCAGCATACGACTCCTCTGAGGTTATGGTCTTTAACCATTTGGAAATGGCAGGATAATCCTCTGGTGCGGCAAACTTTCTTTCAAACGCCATCTGCAAAGGGAAAGACATCAAGATATCGGCACCGCTCAACTTCCCATCAACCAGGTAGCCGttatttttggaaatttcacCCTCCACAAAGTCGAACTGGTTCTTAACTTCACCACTAGAGTATGCCTGACTGATCTTGTCTGCCACTTTTCTTGCCAAGTACGAAATAGGGAAGGGCATACCAGAATCCTTCACCTTTGAAAGAATGAACTCAATCATTAAAGGTGGTTGCAAGGAACCTTCTACATAAAACAGATAATAGTTAATCTGGTCTGCAATATCAGCATCTTCGCTCATTAAAACGTGTGAATGATCAAAATGCTGCAAGACATATTGGAAGATGAAACCGGACTCGGCAAGtatcttcttcttaccAGTTTCTCTGTCTTGAACTTCTAACAATGGAGATCTTCCTAATGGgtgaattttctttaattctGGTGGAGCACGGAAGTTAGCATCTCTTTTATAAGGGACAATTTCATATTCAAGGTTCAAATGGTCTAATAACCACAAAAGTCTGAACGCTCTGGAATGGTCCAACCAATGGACTTTGATAATTGGCAACGACATAATGCTTCCTTGATTTACCTTTTCCCTCTCATTTTAGGTTGTTGTAAAAAATATCAACGATCGTTTTATATATAAGGATTCTGCCATAGTATTTCAACGTTATCCACTTCCCCTAAATTTTCACCATACTGGAGCGAGCGGGTACGAGGTGAAAATCATTAGTAAATGGCCGTAGCATGAAAAGTGCGATTGTCATAGTAACAAGGAGGGGCTTATCCTTGGCTATTGCGAGGCACCCCCTCTGTTGCTAACGGAGGTTGTAACTGCCGGTGGTGGTTTTCCTATTAGGCTAGCCTTGGCATACAGATCACCCTTAGGGCCCACTTTGGTGTGAGCTTGAGGTGCTTAACTTTGTCAATACAAGACGGGCTGGGCTAAGCCTTGTAAAAATCCTCATTTGAGCAATGTACTAGTTATAAGCGCAATAGGTGTTTTTTGGACACCCTGTTTCCGTAATATGTCCTCCCCCAAGGGAGCTTACACTCTTGAGTAAagtcttcttcaaaaaagtaAGGTCAAACCCCGAAACTGAACGCCATGCATTTCCCCCAGCCAGATGTATGTTACTATCAAAGATCTTATCCATGCAATGTCAAGTTACCGTATAGAACCGATGACGCACTGCTCCGTGCCCATGAACTGCATTTTACCGACGGTATTTGGCTAAAGAAGAGAGGAGCTGATTCAATACAAACTGTTCGTAAACAATTACGATTCTAAGGATACTAGAAGCAGCAGCGGAATGAATAGACGGTAACCTTACAAGAGAATAAGTACGGTTGCACTAgtaatatatatagaaaGTGAAAGCTGGCCTGTTTTCTTTACCGTCACCTGCGCAGTGCgagccaagaaaaaaataaaatgatacaaggaaaaaaaaaagttgagCAGGAAGCAACTTTATTTGCTCAGGATGGTAGGCTATAACTTTTCTTGCAGTAGTAATTACAATGGTGGTCACTTCATTGAAAACAGCTTCTAGTACGATAAGTGGCCGGCGTTGGACATGAACAATATCTGCGATATTATACCTACCAAATCCGAGGTTAAGCTTCCCGCCTTAGACCGTAGCTGCAATGATTCAAATCAACAATGTCGCTTCCGTAAACCTCTCGTTATATAtggtaataatattagCGATTACTTACGTATCTTCTACCAGTAAGCAAAGCAAATTCTCCATATTCTAATTGTATTGACCACGGCTGTAAAATTAACTAAGCCACTCATTCTTGGATGGTTCTATCTGACACTTGTCTGTATGAAAGTATTACTGATTAGCTCTACTTTAATCAATATGAGAAGGAACACACGGCTAAAACCATTCTGCGTACTTATTAATACTTCTCAGGAATAATTGAAGCGATGCAGTGTAATCTGCGGTAAGAGCATTAATCTTTAGTAAATATATTGGTTGAGAAAAGCGAAGCTTATCGCGTGTCATCGTGCATAGCACTGATTAAAAACATAATTGCCCATGCACTAGCGAAATGAGCCCAGTCCTTAATCCATACGTGGTCGTGCTTTACTGAATATCAGAAGATGCAAAGGCTCTTTTCAATTATCTAGTACATTGAACTTAGGAATGTGGGGAAACTGAAGgtcaaggaaaaaattagcGCCATATGTTGGTATGATGTCAATAGCAgtagaaaaatatatagaCAAGAAAGACGGGGGAGTAAGAAGTTCTGCTCGAGGGTATGGGAAACCACAACAAGGTACAATATTCTTACATAacgttattattatttctttctccatttttcattatcaatccttgaATTTCAGCTCCAACTAAATCTGATGACCGTCTCTCACTTTCTATATCGTTCTCTACACAGTATATTATAATATACCAATAACACGAACTCCAGTCAGTAGATCGTTGCCGATCTTCATTCTAACAAGACAAGAGATGAAAGTATTACAACAGAAAGATGGCACTTGTACTTATTAAAGTAGAAGTGGATGTATTAGTCCTGGATatgctttatttttgaagcaTAAGAACAATAAGAACATCTTCTTAGCCGGCTGAATAATCGCTGATAATTCgattttaaaaagaaaagtacaTCGAAAATTATGTGCTAAACAAGATattaaacttttcttctttcgATTGCACCAATCTGAGGGAGCAATTCATAAATggctgaaaagaaaaagaaatggttTGTGCTTTCGATTAGTTGCTTTTACAAAATTCTTGTCCTTGGTTTGAAAGGTCAACGGGTATGAGGACGGAGTTGGAACGTGGTAAAAAACGTTCATATTTGCCTACCTGTCAAATAAGCATACAGCGATAGCGACATTTCCCCTTTAGTTGGCGCACATATTTTACTAGGTTAGAGAGAATGTATGAGAAAGAAACTAAAATTTGAAGCAAGAAGGTACCATAAAAAACCTAATATATGTCTATTTTTGGAAGTATTTTTTGTGCAAACGGCACGCTATtgagagaaaataaagaaatgttCGTACTTACTTCCATTAAGAACAATATCAACGTGCTTAACCGGCTAGAAACTGCGGAGGAAAATACGTGGGGGTATAAACTGTTCTGGGACGATTGTGTCAGGCACAGAGTCTTCTAGAAGAAATGAGGGAAatcaatttggaaaaacgGCAACAGTATTTGTAAGCGCTTTCCAGTAAAATAAcgaaaaagagaaaactTCAGTACCACTATTTATGAAGGCACACcaaactttttgtttttacgAGCGGCAATGACATCAAGAATGGACCCTATAACACGAAACATTGTctaaaaaaactttttgcctttttttttttcactggTTTTCAGGCACATTTTAAAATTTACATAATTTCTTCTagaaaaagtttaaaaagCTATATTTTGCCTGAATAGCCTGGAACATTCAAGGCACCAGGAACCATGAATTAAGATTATAGACTTTTTGACTGCAAAAAGCGGTTCATATGACGGATTACGAGATGTCCGTTCGCTTTGTGTCGAGCTTACGAAGATTGACGTAACCTTCGTTTAGGTTCGAGGTGTGAGGTGCATTACATCATGAAAGAGTATTATTACAGCATATGACATGTTTCAGTAGAGCAAAGagagaaggaaaaggaCCAGATGAAATGTCTGGCCAGGCCTTCAATAAGCAAACTGAGTGGAACATGTTTGCCCAGTCCTTCCGTTTAGGCATGCTTATATAACGCTGCATGTTGAGGGttttttatgtatttttaGCAGGGTATCCGAGGATTTAGGTCATGAAAGTTTTCtacttcttcctcatctcGAGAGCTAGGTAAGAGTCTCGATTTCATTATGGCAATCTTGATAAATACACTGGAAGCAAAGTGTTTTcttaaaaagaagaaattaccGTGTTCTTGTGTTACCCAAAAATACTCCAGGATCTCTTACCATACATAGAAAGCATTCGGAAAAATGTTGAAATCGGTTAGCCAAGAATATCGATAATATGTCGCAGTAGAAGTTAAAGACAGATAGGAGAAGCTTGGTATAACACATGTATGACAGTAACTTTAGTTCTTAACGTACAACGATTGATATCTCATAGATTGAATACGGGGAGAGAAACACAAGAGAGCCCCATTTTGGATgccaaagaaaaggataaTGGCAGCCATAGAGCCTTTGTCGCCCCTATACCGTTCGTGCACGAATAGATGATTTACAACGTCCTCCTAAACATCATAATAGACTCAATGAAGGCCGTTACAGTGACGCGGCGTCTGAATCATTGAACCTATAAGTTTGCTCCCACTTTCTTGGCAAAAAGTCTGGTGTTttcgaaagaaaattttgctgttcatttcttgaaatGAATCGGCTTACCAAATTCATACCAGCAGTGGTCATCTTACCTAAGATTTCTCTTCACATTTTCACGcaatatcttcaacagAATTTGAAGGACAATCTCATATCTGGATAACTCTGTTtattttgcttttattttatacTTTAATGCTGTGAGTGTTTTATGCCGCTAAATACTGTTCTCTGTATATGCCAAACGTTCTTGATAAAACCGTCAACCGATAATAACAATGTAGGAGAGGCCTTTTAACAAAATTGAACGGGTTGTAATGAGGATTAAGAacttttttagttttgttttgatGTACGCCCGGATTTGCTCACCTCT from the Saccharomyces cerevisiae S288C chromosome IX, complete sequence genome contains:
- the HYR1 gene encoding peroxiredoxin HYR1 (Glutathione peroxidase; functions as hydroperoxide receptor to sense intracellular hydroperoxide levels and transduce redox signal to Yap1p transcription factor; glutathione peroxidase activity is neuroprotective in models of Huntington's disease; HYR1 has a paralog, GPX1, that arose from the whole genome duplication) — its product is MSEFYKLAPVDKKGQPFPFDQLKGKVVLIVNVASKCGFTPQYKELEALYKRYKDEGFTIIGFPCNQFGHQEPGSDEEIAQFCQLNYGVTFPIMKKIDVNGGNEDPVYKFLKSQKSGMLGLRGIKWNFEKFLVDKKGKVYERYSSLTKPSSLSETIEELLKEVE
- the GTT1 gene encoding bifunctional glutathione transferase/peroxidase (ER associated glutathione S-transferase; capable of homodimerization; glutathione transferase for Yvc1p vacuolar cation channel; expression induced during the diauxic shift and throughout stationary phase; functional overlap with Gtt2p, Grx1p, and Grx2p), with protein sequence MSLPIIKVHWLDHSRAFRLLWLLDHLNLEYEIVPYKRDANFRAPPELKKIHPLGRSPLLEVQDRETGKKKILAESGFIFQYVLQHFDHSHVLMSEDADIADQINYYLFYVEGSLQPPLMIEFILSKVKDSGMPFPISYLARKVADKISQAYSSGEVKNQFDFVEGEISKNNGYLVDGKLSGADILMSFPLQMAFERKFAAPEDYPAISKWLKTITSEESYAASKEKARALGSNF